The following coding sequences lie in one Alloacidobacterium dinghuense genomic window:
- a CDS encoding ATP-binding protein, protein MSKKIINLSASSAPILQLGVRGHNEYQSRVQLRKALGAGGSKGCKIQTELEEMTQTHTLSLLPCISHGVFFVELRQSFPSQVQAISPFVERLIHFIAKARSLVGSEIGYFDRLDIGIALHEALANAIVHGNQEDPDRRVYIVCRCTTGGEVSITVQDEGRGFDSKVVPDPTTPENRLVKHGRGIYLMKMLMDEVRFERGGALVYMRKKPRAGTAGERKAG, encoded by the coding sequence GTGTCGAAGAAGATCATCAACCTCAGCGCATCGAGCGCGCCGATCCTTCAGTTGGGAGTCCGGGGACACAACGAATACCAAAGCCGGGTGCAGCTCCGTAAGGCACTTGGGGCAGGTGGTAGTAAAGGCTGCAAAATTCAAACGGAGTTGGAAGAAATGACTCAGACACACACACTCTCTCTCCTACCTTGCATATCTCATGGCGTTTTCTTTGTTGAGTTGCGTCAGTCCTTCCCGAGTCAAGTCCAGGCTATCTCGCCATTCGTAGAACGGCTCATTCACTTCATTGCAAAGGCTCGAAGCTTGGTGGGGAGTGAGATTGGCTACTTCGACCGGCTGGACATTGGAATAGCGCTGCATGAGGCGCTAGCGAATGCCATAGTTCATGGCAACCAAGAGGACCCTGACAGGCGCGTTTACATCGTGTGCCGTTGCACTACAGGTGGAGAGGTTTCGATCACGGTTCAAGACGAGGGACGTGGGTTTGACAGCAAAGTAGTACCGGATCCGACAACTCCAGAGAACCGGCTGGTGAAGCACGGGCGCGGGATCTACCTCATGAAAATGTTAATGGACGAGGTTCGTTTCGAGCGGGGCGGTGCACTTGTTTATATGCGCAAGAAGCCCAGGGCTGGGACAGCCGGAGAGAGGAAAGCAGGATGA